In the genome of Gloeotrichia echinulata CP02, one region contains:
- a CDS encoding bifunctional acetate--CoA ligase family protein/GNAT family N-acetyltransferase, giving the protein MQKSPKLATERAYDILQAQKVNPLDAIFAPQTVAVIGASEKANSVGRTLLWNLISHPFGGTVFPVNPQRHSILGIKAYPTISDVPEPIDLAIIATPAPTVPGIIAECVDAGVKGAIVISAGFKEAGAEGIALEQQILEHAHRGKIRIIGPNCLGVMSPRTGLNATFASSMARPGNVGFLSQSGALCTAILDWSLRENVGFSAFVSLGSMLDVDWGDLIYYLGDDPQTKSIVIYMESIGNARSFLSAAREVALTKPIIVIKAGRTEAAAKAAASHTGALAGSDAVLDAAFRRCGVLRVNSISDLFDMAEVLAKQPRPKGPRLTIVTNAGGPGVLATDALIESGGELAPISSEAIASLNEILPPHWSHNNPIDILGDADPQRYTKALEIAAKDPNSDGLLVILTPQAMTDPTQTAEQLKPYAQIPGKPILASWMGGADIAAGELILNRHSIPTYAYPDTAARVFSYMWRSSYNLRGIYETPHLPGLDSASDMPNCSLTEKIIATARQAGRTILTEFESKQILAAYGIPIVATCVAKTEDEAIQFACSLGYPVVLKLYSEIITHKTDVGGVQLNLRDEEAVRRAYRAIESSLRDTVENNPVYSALKTDNSAVFLGVTVQPMVKTDGYELIIGSSLDPQFGPVLLFGAGGQLVEVFQDRAIALPPLNTTLARRLIEQTQIYKALIGVRGRKSIDIAALEQLLVVFSQLVVEQRWIKEIDINPLLAIPDQGGLIALDARIVLHESHVREDQLPKLAIRPYPTQYVGQWTMKDSTPVTIRPIRPEDEPLMVQFHKTLSEESVYFRYFHLIKLSQRITHERLTRICFIDYDREIALVTEYQNPQTAAREILAVGRLSKLHGTNQAEFAILVSDRFQCQGLGTELVKRLLQIAGDEQIRSMTADILADNYGMQRVCQKLGFRIDRTTDTTVVKAEMAL; this is encoded by the coding sequence ATGCAAAAATCTCCCAAACTAGCTACTGAACGCGCCTATGATATTTTGCAGGCACAGAAGGTCAATCCCCTAGATGCTATCTTTGCACCACAGACTGTAGCGGTTATTGGTGCGAGTGAAAAGGCTAATAGTGTCGGACGCACGTTATTGTGGAATTTGATTAGTCATCCCTTTGGTGGGACTGTTTTTCCGGTGAATCCCCAGCGCCATAGTATACTGGGTATCAAAGCCTATCCAACTATCTCCGATGTCCCAGAACCGATTGATTTGGCTATCATCGCGACGCCAGCACCAACAGTTCCCGGAATTATTGCTGAATGTGTGGATGCAGGTGTTAAAGGTGCGATCGTCATTTCCGCTGGGTTTAAAGAAGCTGGTGCTGAGGGTATCGCTTTAGAACAGCAAATTCTGGAACATGCTCATCGGGGTAAAATCCGCATTATTGGCCCTAATTGCTTAGGTGTGATGAGTCCACGCACGGGTTTAAATGCTACTTTTGCCAGTTCTATGGCACGTCCGGGAAATGTGGGTTTTCTCAGTCAAAGCGGCGCCCTTTGTACTGCTATTCTTGATTGGAGTTTGCGGGAAAATGTCGGTTTTAGTGCCTTTGTCTCCCTAGGTTCGATGCTGGATGTGGATTGGGGTGACTTGATTTACTATCTCGGTGATGACCCGCAGACTAAAAGTATTGTAATTTATATGGAATCTATCGGCAATGCTCGGTCTTTTCTCTCAGCAGCGCGGGAGGTAGCACTGACCAAGCCGATTATAGTCATTAAGGCGGGTCGTACTGAAGCTGCAGCAAAGGCAGCTGCTTCTCACACGGGAGCATTAGCTGGTAGTGATGCAGTACTAGATGCGGCTTTTCGGCGTTGTGGGGTGTTGCGTGTCAACAGTATCTCTGATTTGTTCGATATGGCGGAGGTATTAGCTAAACAACCCCGTCCCAAAGGGCCACGATTGACGATAGTGACTAATGCTGGTGGTCCTGGGGTATTGGCGACGGATGCTTTAATTGAGAGTGGTGGGGAACTTGCGCCGATTTCCTCAGAAGCGATCGCCTCCCTGAACGAAATCTTACCACCCCACTGGAGCCACAACAACCCTATTGATATTCTGGGGGATGCTGACCCCCAAAGATATACTAAGGCGCTGGAAATTGCGGCGAAAGATCCCAATAGTGATGGTTTATTGGTAATTCTCACACCCCAAGCGATGACAGACCCCACCCAAACAGCCGAACAGTTGAAACCCTACGCCCAGATTCCTGGTAAACCCATCCTGGCGAGTTGGATGGGGGGCGCAGATATAGCTGCGGGGGAGTTAATTCTCAATCGTCATTCTATCCCTACCTATGCTTATCCAGATACAGCCGCCCGTGTGTTTAGTTATATGTGGCGCTCTAGCTATAACCTGCGTGGTATTTACGAAACTCCCCATCTGCCAGGGTTGGATTCTGCCTCAGATATGCCAAACTGTAGTTTAACAGAAAAGATCATCGCCACTGCACGTCAGGCAGGGCGAACTATTCTGACTGAATTTGAGTCTAAACAGATTTTAGCAGCTTACGGGATTCCCATTGTCGCTACTTGTGTGGCGAAAACTGAAGATGAGGCGATTCAATTTGCTTGTAGTCTTGGTTATCCAGTCGTCCTGAAACTTTATTCGGAAATTATTACTCATAAAACCGATGTCGGTGGTGTACAATTAAATTTGCGAGATGAAGAAGCCGTTCGCCGTGCTTATCGCGCTATTGAATCTTCGTTGCGGGATACGGTAGAAAACAATCCGGTTTACTCAGCACTGAAAACTGACAACTCAGCAGTTTTTTTAGGCGTCACCGTTCAGCCAATGGTGAAAACCGACGGTTATGAACTAATTATTGGTAGTAGTCTTGATCCACAATTTGGTCCAGTGCTGCTGTTTGGCGCCGGGGGACAACTAGTAGAAGTTTTTCAGGATCGAGCGATCGCCCTTCCACCCCTGAATACTACTTTGGCACGACGCCTAATTGAACAAACACAGATTTACAAAGCGCTTATTGGAGTGCGCGGACGTAAAAGTATAGATATTGCTGCCCTGGAGCAACTTTTGGTAGTATTTAGTCAGCTGGTTGTAGAACAGCGTTGGATCAAGGAAATTGATATTAATCCATTATTAGCAATCCCTGATCAAGGGGGATTGATTGCACTCGATGCGCGAATCGTCCTGCATGAATCACATGTCAGGGAAGACCAATTACCCAAGTTAGCGATTCGACCCTATCCGACACAATATGTGGGACAATGGACGATGAAAGACAGTACCCCTGTTACCATCCGTCCCATCCGTCCAGAAGATGAGCCGTTGATGGTGCAATTTCACAAGACACTTTCTGAGGAAAGCGTCTATTTTCGCTACTTCCACCTAATTAAGCTGAGTCAACGCATCACCCATGAACGGCTAACACGCATCTGCTTTATCGACTACGATCGCGAAATTGCCCTAGTAACAGAATATCAAAATCCGCAAACAGCCGCACGAGAAATTTTAGCCGTTGGTCGATTAAGCAAATTGCATGGAACCAACCAAGCCGAATTTGCTATTTTAGTGAGCGATCGCTTTCAGTGTCAGGGTTTAGGTACTGAATTAGTCAAACGGTTACTGCAAATTGCTGGTGATGAGCAAATTAGATCTATGACTGCGGATATTTTAGCAGACAATTACGGTATGCAGCGTGTGTGTCAAAAACTCGGTTTTCGCATCGACCGCACGACAGATACCACTGTCGTCAAAGCTGAAATGGCGCTGTAG
- a CDS encoding hydrogenase maturation protease, whose translation MKFIVTVIGYGNDLRNDDGIGQRVANAIACWHLSTVKSLAVHQLTPELATTLANTELAIFVDACLTSENSQVQVQSLLPSCFIGNSSHLGDPRSLLALTSVIYGHCPLAYLVTVPGVNFELGDRLSSIAETGVVIALLKIIQLLDKSRNIWI comes from the coding sequence ATGAAATTTATTGTGACGGTGATTGGTTATGGTAATGACTTGCGTAATGATGATGGTATTGGACAAAGAGTAGCTAATGCGATCGCTTGTTGGCATTTATCAACCGTAAAATCCTTAGCAGTCCACCAACTTACCCCAGAACTAGCGACGACTTTAGCCAATACCGAGTTAGCCATCTTTGTTGATGCTTGTTTAACCTCAGAAAACTCACAAGTACAGGTACAATCGCTACTACCTTCCTGTTTTATTGGCAATTCTAGTCATTTAGGCGATCCGCGATCGCTGCTAGCCCTCACCTCAGTTATCTATGGTCATTGTCCCCTAGCTTACTTGGTGACAGTACCTGGAGTCAACTTTGAATTGGGCGATCGCTTATCATCCATTGCGGAAACTGGGGTAGTGATCGCTTTGCTAAAAATTATTCAACTTCTTGACAAAAGTAGAAATATATGGATTTAA
- a CDS encoding pentapeptide repeat-containing protein: protein MSEANSQDIINTVAILLTRYAAGQRDFNRSQLGNADLAGVDLKGSDLSYADLSAANLSGANLRGCDLSFADLSQANLQAADLRGALLFSADLRQADITGAKLEKADCDRTTHFPLNFDPVQAGLQIKEA from the coding sequence ATGTCTGAAGCAAATTCTCAAGATATCATTAATACTGTTGCCATTCTTCTGACGAGGTATGCAGCGGGACAGCGGGACTTTAATCGATCTCAACTGGGTAACGCTGATTTGGCTGGTGTAGATCTCAAAGGATCTGACCTCAGCTATGCTGATTTGAGTGCAGCCAACCTGAGTGGAGCGAATCTCAGAGGCTGTGATCTCAGCTTTGCAGACCTCAGTCAAGCTAATTTACAAGCTGCTGATCTACGCGGTGCTTTGTTGTTTTCAGCCGATCTGCGCCAAGCTGATATCACCGGAGCGAAACTAGAAAAAGCAGATTGCGATCGCACTACCCATTTTCCGCTCAATTTTGACCCAGTGCAAGCAGGTCTGCAAATTAAAGAAGCGTAG
- a CDS encoding Uma2 family endonuclease: MHTVITPEKIELLPGTVVRMLGCWQDYQVLSQQLGDRCSPRIKYRRGEILLMAPLPEHGRDASLLGLIVTALLDHLNRTYDSFTPITMSLPQVSGIEPDYCFYIENWKAVVGKSRIDWLNEPPPDLVIEVDVTSYTNIDDYLPYKVPEVWLLKNKQLLVYRLQGENYILTESNYFPNVREIVQQCLQIANEQTTSQAIRWLRRFLQRQS; this comes from the coding sequence ATGCACACTGTAATTACACCTGAAAAAATCGAGTTACTACCAGGCACAGTTGTCAGGATGTTGGGATGTTGGCAAGACTATCAAGTACTGAGTCAGCAACTTGGAGATCGCTGCTCACCTCGGATTAAATATCGAAGAGGAGAAATTTTGCTGATGGCGCCGCTACCAGAGCATGGGAGAGATGCGAGCTTGCTAGGATTGATAGTAACAGCTTTACTTGACCACTTAAACCGCACATACGACTCATTTACTCCCATCACCATGAGTTTACCTCAAGTTAGCGGCATTGAGCCTGACTATTGCTTTTATATTGAGAATTGGAAAGCGGTAGTAGGTAAAAGCCGTATCGACTGGCTCAATGAGCCTCCACCAGATTTAGTCATTGAAGTAGATGTTACTAGCTATACTAATATAGATGATTATCTCCCTTATAAAGTTCCAGAAGTTTGGCTGTTAAAGAATAAGCAGCTATTAGTTTATAGATTACAGGGTGAAAATTACATACTTACAGAAAGCAACTATTTTCCTAATGTAAGAGAAATTGTGCAGCAATGCCTCCAAATTGCCAACGAGCAAACAACAAGTCAGGCGATTAGGTGGTTAAGAAGGTTTTTACAGCGACAGAGTTAG
- a CDS encoding Ni/Fe hydrogenase subunit alpha: protein MSQTIIIDPVTRIEGHAKISIYLDDAGQVSDARFHVTEFRGFEKFCEGRPLWEMPGITARVCGICPVSHLLASAKAGDRILSVTIPPTAAKLRRLMNWGQIIQSHALSFFHLSAPDLLLGMDSNPQKRNIFGLIADKPEIARGGIRLRQFGQEIIESLGGQKIHPSWAIPGGVREPLSAEKRLYIQNRVPEACTTVLNALNIFKNLLKDHEREAQTFGNFPSLFMGLVTPEGLWETYDGYIRFVDSGGNIIADKLDASRYQEFIGEAIQPDSYLKSPYYRALGYPDQSDHCRLDSGMYRVGPLARLNICSRIGTPLADRELREYRDRAKGTVTSSFFYHYARLIEILACIESIEILLDDPDILSTKLQAEAGINQLEGVGVSEAPRGTLFHHYKVDENGLLKKVNLIIATGQNNLAMNRTVAQIARHFIQGRQISEGILNRVEAGIRAFDPCLSCSTHAFGKMPLQIQLIAADGTVVNQIWRD from the coding sequence ATGTCTCAAACAATAATCATCGATCCAGTAACTCGGATTGAAGGACACGCTAAAATCAGTATATATCTAGATGATGCCGGACAAGTGAGTGATGCTCGGTTTCATGTGACAGAATTTCGCGGATTTGAAAAATTTTGTGAGGGTCGTCCACTCTGGGAAATGCCAGGAATTACAGCACGGGTATGTGGTATTTGTCCAGTAAGTCACTTGTTAGCTTCAGCGAAAGCAGGCGATCGCATTCTTTCTGTTACTATACCACCAACAGCTGCCAAATTACGTCGATTAATGAATTGGGGGCAGATTATTCAATCTCATGCTTTGAGTTTCTTTCATTTGAGCGCCCCTGATTTATTACTAGGAATGGATAGCAACCCCCAAAAGCGTAATATATTCGGTTTGATTGCAGATAAACCAGAAATCGCCCGTGGGGGAATACGTTTGCGTCAATTTGGACAAGAAATTATTGAATCCTTGGGGGGACAAAAAATTCACCCGTCTTGGGCTATTCCCGGTGGGGTGCGAGAACCGTTATCTGCAGAAAAACGCCTTTACATTCAAAATCGGGTTCCTGAAGCTTGTACCACGGTTTTAAATGCTTTGAATATATTTAAGAACTTGCTCAAAGACCATGAAAGAGAGGCGCAAACTTTTGGTAATTTCCCCAGCTTGTTTATGGGTTTGGTAACGCCTGAAGGTTTGTGGGAAACTTATGATGGCTATATCCGCTTTGTGGATAGTGGAGGTAACATTATTGCTGATAAACTTGATGCAAGTCGCTATCAAGAATTTATTGGCGAAGCAATTCAACCAGATTCCTACTTAAAATCTCCCTACTATCGTGCTTTAGGGTATCCCGACCAAAGTGATCATTGTCGTTTAGATAGTGGGATGTATCGAGTAGGTCCCTTAGCGCGTCTGAATATTTGTAGCCGTATCGGTACACCTCTAGCTGATCGAGAATTGCGAGAATATCGTGATCGGGCTAAAGGTACTGTCACATCTTCTTTTTTCTATCACTACGCTCGCTTAATTGAAATTTTGGCATGTATTGAGTCCATCGAAATATTACTAGATGACCCAGATATTCTATCAACAAAACTGCAGGCAGAAGCTGGTATTAATCAACTAGAAGGTGTGGGAGTCAGTGAAGCACCACGGGGTACTTTATTTCATCATTATAAAGTTGATGAAAACGGTTTACTTAAGAAGGTAAACTTGATTATTGCCACAGGTCAAAATAATCTAGCAATGAATCGCACAGTTGCTCAAATTGCCAGACATTTTATCCAAGGTAGGCAAATTTCCGAAGGAATACTCAATCGTGTTGAAGCCGGAATTAGAGCCTTCGATCCATGTTTAAGTTGTTCAACCCATGCGTTCGGAAAAATGCCTTTGCAAATTCAATTAATCGCAGCCGATGGGACTGTGGTTAATCAAATTTGGCGCGATTAA
- a CDS encoding CP12 domain-containing protein — translation MLKAIDIMTKDVATIRGSATVAEAVKLLRIRDWRSLIVERRHEQDAYGIISESDIVYKVLAYGKDPQKVRVHEIMTKPCITVNPDLGLEYVARLFADHHLHRAPVIQTELLGIISLTDILAQSNFLEAPRITLLEQELDDEIEKARAICAEKGLTSKECAVAWDVIEELQAEIAHQRAHKFDKTAFEGYCDEYPEALEARMYDL, via the coding sequence ATGTTGAAAGCAATAGACATTATGACCAAGGATGTAGCCACGATTCGTGGTTCCGCAACAGTGGCTGAAGCCGTGAAGTTATTGAGAATAAGGGACTGGCGATCGCTAATTGTGGAACGTCGCCATGAACAAGATGCCTATGGCATTATTAGTGAGAGTGATATTGTATATAAAGTACTTGCCTATGGTAAAGATCCTCAGAAAGTCCGCGTCCATGAAATCATGACCAAGCCTTGCATTACTGTCAATCCTGACCTGGGTTTGGAATACGTTGCGCGATTGTTCGCTGACCATCATCTACATAGAGCGCCTGTCATCCAGACGGAACTATTAGGGATTATTTCACTCACTGATATTTTGGCTCAAAGTAATTTTCTCGAAGCACCCCGAATAACTTTACTAGAACAGGAATTAGACGATGAAATTGAAAAAGCCCGCGCCATCTGCGCTGAAAAAGGTCTCACATCAAAAGAATGTGCTGTTGCTTGGGATGTTATTGAGGAACTACAAGCAGAAATAGCGCATCAACGCGCACATAAGTTTGACAAAACAGCGTTTGAGGGTTACTGTGACGAATATCCAGAAGCCTTAGAAGCTAGAATGTATGACCTTTGA
- a CDS encoding oxidoreductase produces MTRLKLATVWLGGCSGCHMSFLDLDEWLIDLAAQVDLVFSPFVDVKEYPVGVDVVLVEGAIANEEHLEMIQIVRARSQILISFGDCAVTGNVTALRNPFGGAETVLERSYIEAGDMYAQIPDEPGIVPRLLDRVTPVHTVTPVDIYLPGCPPAATRIRAALEPLLQGQKPVLVGREFIKFG; encoded by the coding sequence ATGACTCGTTTGAAATTAGCAACGGTATGGTTAGGTGGCTGTTCTGGCTGTCATATGTCCTTTCTTGATTTGGATGAATGGCTGATTGATTTAGCAGCACAGGTAGATTTAGTATTTAGTCCCTTCGTTGATGTTAAAGAATATCCGGTTGGGGTTGATGTTGTGTTAGTTGAAGGTGCGATCGCTAATGAGGAACATTTGGAAATGATCCAGATTGTTAGGGCGCGTTCTCAGATTTTAATCTCCTTTGGTGACTGTGCGGTAACTGGTAATGTCACGGCTTTACGTAATCCTTTTGGGGGTGCAGAAACTGTTCTGGAACGTAGTTACATAGAAGCCGGAGATATGTATGCTCAAATTCCCGATGAACCGGGAATTGTTCCACGTTTATTGGATCGAGTGACACCTGTACATACAGTAACTCCTGTTGATATTTATTTACCTGGTTGTCCACCTGCAGCTACTCGCATTCGCGCTGCATTAGAGCCATTATTGCAGGGACAAAAACCTGTGTTAGTAGGACGGGAATTTATCAAGTTTGGCTGA
- a CDS encoding DUF3122 domain-containing protein produces MLRRFLHTFWWLLVLGILTLFIFLGLGSLTSQTVMAAVSKLEGTPGETLYRSQLKLDDQSGKVWQVILWKQVYAEQAPSINLRLVGFPGAAELLHPQPLHITITTGEILTAPDVFLGAAPAPSIAQYDLKDILPKLPTEPLQLGIPLPGKRLINISVPKSVVQEWKSVIVMGNGE; encoded by the coding sequence ATGTTGCGCCGCTTTCTACACACATTTTGGTGGCTGTTAGTACTCGGAATATTGACGTTGTTTATATTCCTGGGTTTAGGAAGCCTCACATCTCAGACAGTAATGGCTGCTGTCAGCAAGTTAGAAGGAACACCGGGAGAAACACTTTATCGCTCACAGCTAAAATTAGATGACCAATCAGGAAAAGTTTGGCAGGTTATTTTGTGGAAACAAGTTTATGCTGAACAAGCACCAAGCATAAATTTACGGTTGGTCGGTTTTCCTGGTGCTGCTGAGTTGCTCCATCCCCAACCCTTGCATATTACCATAACGACAGGTGAAATCTTAACCGCTCCTGATGTTTTCTTGGGAGCAGCACCAGCACCAAGTATAGCTCAATATGACCTCAAAGATATCTTGCCCAAATTACCAACCGAACCACTACAGCTTGGTATACCCCTACCTGGTAAACGCTTGATTAATATCTCAGTCCCTAAATCTGTAGTCCAGGAATGGAAATCGGTAATCGTAATGGGTAATGGGGAATAG
- the hoxU gene encoding bidirectional hydrogenase complex protein HoxU, with product MTVKTLAINTQLVSAKEEQTVLEVAQEAGIHIPTLCHLEGVGDVGACRLCLVEIVGSNKLLPACVTKVAEGMEIQTDTERLQQYRRMIVEMLFAEGNHVCSVCVANGNCELQDLGIEMGMDHVSLDYHFRDRQVDLSHDRFGLDHNRCVLCTRCVRVCDEIEGAHTWDMAGRGTNSHVITDLNQPWGTSQSCTSCGKCVNACPTGAIFYQGSSVGEMKRDRAKIDFLVTAREKQQWNF from the coding sequence ATGACTGTAAAAACACTGGCGATAAATACTCAATTAGTGAGCGCAAAAGAAGAGCAAACTGTACTGGAGGTAGCGCAAGAGGCGGGAATTCATATTCCTACACTGTGTCATCTGGAGGGGGTAGGGGATGTAGGTGCTTGTCGGCTTTGTTTGGTGGAAATTGTTGGAAGTAACAAATTGCTACCAGCTTGTGTAACTAAAGTTGCGGAAGGGATGGAAATCCAAACTGATACGGAACGTCTACAACAATACCGTCGCATGATTGTAGAAATGCTGTTTGCTGAGGGTAATCATGTTTGCTCAGTTTGCGTCGCTAATGGCAATTGTGAATTGCAAGACTTGGGGATTGAAATGGGTATGGATCATGTAAGTTTAGATTACCATTTCCGCGATCGCCAAGTTGATCTTTCTCATGATCGCTTTGGTCTTGACCATAACCGTTGTGTGCTTTGTACGCGCTGCGTCCGTGTATGTGACGAAATTGAAGGCGCTCATACTTGGGATATGGCGGGTAGGGGAACCAACTCTCATGTAATTACTGACTTAAATCAGCCTTGGGGAACTTCCCAAAGTTGTACTTCCTGCGGTAAATGCGTCAATGCTTGTCCAACAGGTGCGATTTTTTATCAAGGTTCCAGTGTCGGTGAAATGAAACGCGATCGCGCCAAAATTGATTTTTTAGTTACCGCACGGGAGAAACAACAATGGAACTTTTAA
- a CDS encoding NuoF family protein has protein sequence MELTELLEIAKQERSCQKPIQIRCCTAAGCLSANSQAVKQGLDEALTAAGLQEKVQVEGVGCLRLCCQGPLVQVQGVGTGDKTDTRFLGETLYEKVTPEDAPSIIATLMGEATTVKRGDLTQPFFTQQLPIVLENSGKIDPERIQSYIAAQGYQALYQVLREMTPTEVVETITRSGLRGRGGAGYPTGLKWATVAKAKGDSKFVICNADEGDPGAFMDRSVLESDPHRVLEGMAIAAYAVGANQGYIYVRAEYPTAINRLQIAIRQATRLGLLGSQIFESPFDFKIDIRIGAGAYVCGEETALMASIEGKRGVPHPRPPYPAESGLWGYPTLINNVETFANIAPIIRQGADWFANIGTGKSKGTKVFALAGKICNTGLIEVPMGTSLRQIVEEMGGGIPDSGTAKAVQTGGPSGGCIPASAFDTPVDYESLTSLGSMMGSGGMIVMDQTTNMVDVARFFMEFCMDESCGKCIPCRVGTVQLHRLLTKIHEGKASHADLQLLEELCDMVKHTSLCGLGQSAPNPVFSTLRYFRDEYLTLIKN, from the coding sequence ATGGAACTGACTGAATTACTCGAAATAGCCAAACAAGAACGCTCTTGTCAAAAACCGATTCAGATTCGCTGCTGTACTGCTGCTGGTTGTCTGTCTGCAAATTCCCAAGCTGTGAAACAAGGTCTGGATGAGGCTTTAACAGCAGCAGGTTTGCAGGAAAAGGTGCAAGTCGAGGGTGTTGGTTGTCTGCGGTTGTGCTGTCAAGGGCCTTTAGTTCAAGTCCAGGGAGTGGGGACTGGGGATAAAACTGATACCCGATTTCTAGGGGAAACACTTTATGAGAAAGTAACGCCAGAGGATGCGCCCTCAATTATCGCTACTCTGATGGGGGAAGCGACAACGGTAAAACGTGGCGATTTGACTCAGCCATTTTTTACCCAACAATTGCCCATTGTCTTAGAAAACAGTGGCAAAATTGACCCAGAACGGATTCAATCTTATATTGCTGCTCAAGGTTATCAGGCTCTTTACCAAGTGCTGCGGGAGATGACACCTACGGAGGTAGTAGAGACAATTACCCGCAGTGGTTTACGGGGACGCGGTGGTGCTGGTTATCCCACAGGGTTGAAATGGGCGACGGTTGCTAAAGCTAAAGGCGATAGCAAATTCGTAATCTGCAATGCTGATGAGGGTGATCCTGGTGCATTTATGGATAGGAGTGTGTTAGAAAGCGATCCTCATCGGGTTTTGGAAGGAATGGCGATCGCCGCCTATGCTGTGGGTGCAAACCAAGGTTATATTTATGTGCGGGCAGAATATCCTACCGCCATCAACCGTCTACAAATCGCCATTCGTCAAGCTACTCGCCTTGGTTTGTTAGGTAGCCAAATCTTCGAGTCTCCCTTTGATTTTAAAATTGATATCCGCATCGGCGCGGGGGCTTATGTTTGCGGTGAAGAAACCGCCTTAATGGCTTCTATCGAAGGTAAACGTGGTGTCCCTCATCCCCGTCCACCCTATCCCGCTGAATCTGGTTTGTGGGGATATCCGACTTTAATTAACAACGTTGAAACCTTTGCCAATATTGCACCCATTATTCGTCAAGGTGCTGATTGGTTTGCCAATATCGGTACAGGTAAGAGTAAAGGTACTAAAGTTTTTGCCCTGGCGGGTAAAATCTGCAACACAGGCTTAATCGAAGTGCCAATGGGTACTTCCTTAAGGCAAATTGTCGAAGAAATGGGGGGCGGTATCCCCGATAGCGGTACTGCGAAAGCGGTTCAAACAGGTGGTCCTTCTGGAGGATGCATCCCTGCATCAGCTTTTGATACACCTGTTGACTACGAATCCCTAACCAGTCTAGGTTCCATGATGGGTTCCGGTGGCATGATTGTGATGGATCAAACTACCAATATGGTGGATGTAGCTCGATTCTTCATGGAATTTTGCATGGATGAATCATGCGGTAAATGCATACCTTGTCGAGTCGGAACTGTTCAATTACATCGACTATTGACGAAGATTCACGAAGGTAAGGCATCACACGCCGACTTGCAACTCTTAGAAGAACTGTGCGACATGGTAAAGCATACCAGTTTGTGCGGTCTGGGTCAATCAGCACCTAATCCTGTATTTAGTACCTTGCGCTATTTCCGGGATGAGTATTTGACGTTGATCAAAAACTAG
- the hoxE gene encoding bidirectional hydrogenase complex protein HoxE, with amino-acid sequence MKMSPPTFPHPSGDKRFKMLEATIKRHQYQQNALIEILHKAQELFGYLENDLLLYISHSLKLPPSQVYGVATFYHLFSLAPKGVHTCVVCTGTACYVKGAMTILANLEKSADVHAGESTVDGQLSLLTARCLGACGIAPAVVFDGTILGNQTSESVCDRVQGWL; translated from the coding sequence ATGAAAATGTCTCCCCCTACCTTCCCGCACCCCAGCGGTGATAAACGCTTTAAGATGCTGGAGGCGACAATCAAGCGTCATCAGTATCAGCAAAATGCGTTAATTGAAATTCTCCATAAAGCTCAGGAACTCTTTGGCTATTTAGAAAACGATCTATTACTTTATATTTCCCATAGCCTGAAATTACCACCCAGCCAGGTTTATGGTGTCGCAACTTTCTATCATTTGTTTTCCCTCGCACCCAAGGGAGTTCATACTTGTGTGGTGTGTACGGGTACGGCATGTTACGTTAAAGGCGCCATGACAATCTTGGCAAATTTGGAAAAATCTGCCGACGTTCATGCAGGTGAAAGCACTGTAGATGGTCAACTTTCACTATTAACCGCTAGGTGTCTTGGTGCTTGTGGAATTGCGCCTGCTGTGGTGTTTGATGGCACTATTTTAGGTAATCAAACCTCAGAATCAGTATGCGATCGCGTCCAAGGATGGCTGTAA